Proteins encoded by one window of Bauldia sp.:
- the groL gene encoding chaperonin GroEL (60 kDa chaperone family; promotes refolding of misfolded polypeptides especially under stressful conditions; forms two stacked rings of heptamers to form a barrel-shaped 14mer; ends can be capped by GroES; misfolded proteins enter the barrel where they are refolded when GroES binds): MAAKDVRFSTDARDKMLRGVDILANAVKVTLGPKGRNVVLDKSFGAPRITKDGVTVAKEIELEDKFENMGAQMVREVASKTNDISGDGTTTATVLAQAIVREGAKSVAAGMNPMDLKRGIDLAVIEAVNDLQKRSKKIKTSQEIAQVGTISANGATEIGDMIASAMQKVGNEGVITVEEAKALETELEVVEGMQFDRGYLSPYFITNAEKMVTELEDPFILLHEKKLSNLQAMLPVLEAVVQSGKPLLIIAEDVEGEALATLVVNKLRGGLKVAAVKAPGFGDRRKAMLEDIAVLTQGQVISEELGIKLESVTLAMLGRAKKVTISKENTTIVDGAGKKKEIEGRINQIKAQIEETTSDYDKEKLQERLAKLAGGVAVIRVGGATEIEVKEKKDRVDDALNATRAAVEEGIVPGGGVALLRSKRAVEKLKSDNPDTQAGINIVLRALEAPIRQIVENAGVEGSIVVGKLLESKSENFGFDAQAEEYKDMVAAGIIDPTKVIRTALQHAASVAGLLVTTEAMIAEHPKKDSPMPMPGGGGGMGGMDF, translated from the coding sequence ATGGCTGCCAAAGACGTAAGATTTTCCACTGACGCGCGCGACAAGATGCTGCGCGGCGTCGACATCCTCGCCAACGCTGTCAAGGTGACGCTCGGCCCCAAGGGCCGCAACGTCGTCCTCGACAAGTCGTTCGGCGCTCCGCGCATCACCAAGGACGGCGTCACCGTCGCCAAGGAGATCGAGCTCGAGGATAAGTTCGAGAACATGGGCGCCCAGATGGTGCGCGAAGTGGCCTCGAAGACCAACGACATCTCGGGTGACGGCACCACCACCGCCACCGTGCTTGCCCAGGCGATCGTGCGCGAAGGCGCCAAGTCGGTCGCCGCCGGCATGAACCCGATGGACCTCAAGCGCGGCATCGACCTCGCCGTGATCGAGGCCGTCAACGACCTGCAGAAGCGTTCGAAGAAGATCAAGACCTCGCAGGAAATCGCGCAGGTCGGCACGATCTCGGCGAACGGCGCCACTGAAATCGGCGACATGATCGCCAGCGCGATGCAGAAGGTCGGCAACGAAGGCGTCATCACCGTCGAAGAGGCGAAGGCTCTGGAGACCGAGCTGGAAGTCGTCGAGGGTATGCAGTTCGACCGCGGCTACCTGTCGCCGTACTTCATCACCAACGCCGAGAAGATGGTCACGGAACTCGAAGATCCGTTCATCCTGCTCCACGAGAAGAAGCTGTCGAACCTGCAGGCGATGCTCCCCGTCCTCGAGGCGGTGGTTCAGAGCGGCAAGCCGCTGCTGATTATCGCGGAAGACGTCGAGGGCGAGGCTCTCGCCACGCTCGTCGTCAACAAGCTCCGCGGCGGCCTCAAGGTCGCGGCCGTCAAGGCGCCGGGCTTCGGCGATCGCCGCAAGGCGATGCTGGAAGACATCGCGGTTCTGACCCAGGGTCAGGTCATCTCGGAAGAGCTCGGCATCAAGCTCGAGAGCGTCACGCTCGCGATGCTCGGTCGCGCCAAGAAGGTGACCATCTCGAAGGAGAACACCACGATCGTCGACGGTGCCGGCAAGAAGAAGGAAATCGAAGGCCGCATCAACCAGATCAAGGCGCAGATCGAGGAGACCACCTCGGACTACGACAAGGAGAAGCTGCAGGAGCGGCTGGCGAAGCTCGCCGGCGGCGTCGCGGTCATCCGCGTCGGCGGTGCGACCGAGATCGAGGTGAAGGAAAAGAAGGATCGCGTCGATGACGCGCTCAACGCCACCCGCGCCGCGGTCGAGGAAGGAATCGTCCCGGGCGGCGGCGTCGCTCTGCTGCGTTCCAAGCGGGCCGTCGAGAAGCTGAAGTCGGACAACCCCGACACGCAGGCCGGCATCAACATCGTGCTGCGTGCGCTCGAGGCGCCGATCCGTCAGATCGTCGAGAACGCGGGCGTCGAGGGTTCGATCGTCGTCGGCAAGCTGCTCGAGAGCAAGTCGGAGAACTTCGGCTTCGACGCGCAGGCGGAGGAGTACAAGGACATGGTCGCGGCCGGCATCATCGACCCGACCAAGGTCATCCGTACGGCGCTCCAGCACGCCGCTTCGGTGGCGGGCCTGCTCGTCACGACCGAGGCGATGATCGCCGAGCACCCGAAGAAGGACAGCCCGATGCCGATGCCCGGTGGCGGCGGCGGCATGGGCGGCATGGACTTCTAG
- the groES gene encoding co-chaperone GroES, producing the protein MKFRPLHDRVVVRRVESEAKTAGGIIIPDTAKEKPQEGEIIAVGPGARDESGKLIPLDVKAGDRILFGKWSGTEVKIDGEDLLIMKESDVMGIVEGGKAAGRKAA; encoded by the coding sequence ATGAAATTCCGCCCACTCCACGACCGCGTGGTCGTTCGCCGGGTCGAGTCTGAAGCCAAGACCGCCGGTGGGATCATCATTCCGGACACCGCCAAGGAGAAGCCGCAGGAAGGCGAAATCATCGCCGTCGGCCCGGGCGCCCGCGATGAATCGGGCAAGCTCATCCCGCTCGACGTCAAGGCCGGCGACCGCATCCTGTTCGGCAAGTGGTCGGGCACGGAAGTGAAGATCGACGGCGAGGATCTCCTGATCATGAAGGAATCCGACGTCATGGGCATCGTCGAGGGTGGCAAGGCCGCCGGTCGTAAGGCCGCCTAA